Proteins found in one Sardina pilchardus chromosome 11, fSarPil1.1, whole genome shotgun sequence genomic segment:
- the f2 gene encoding prothrombin, translating to MGGIPATLLLSLFLSSVLQGMCKDVFIDTKRASEVFIRARRANSFLEEVKPGNLERECLEEICDHEEAREVFEQPQPTAQFWWKYKGCNGLTLPRDTQSIQTLRSCLDASTECSFENGETYSAAVAITSSGKACQYWNSNFPHRITEFNASLDDSLKENFCRNPDQSPEGPWCFTRDPTVRREGCAIPKCDGPFVTEPFPTKVNVTIDYSSSKNCLTDNGKDYKGTLSVTMKGLPCLPWASPKAQKKASGIEFLPGAVLEANYCRNPDNDTEGPWCFVDYPNVTMDYCDLEMCEDPLDSEADSEVVTEAGRQRAVKPGPKKAFFSPRSFGNGEAVCGERPMFEKAGEQDSKEKELFESYRKQRIVKGEDAEVGSAPWQVMLYKRSPQELLCGASLISDEWVLTAAHCILYPPWNKNFTIDDILVRLGKYSRSKFERGLEKIVALDKIIVHPKYNWKENLNRDIALLHMRRPIEFSARIHPVCLPTRQVAKDLMMAGYLGRVTGWGNLYETWSSSPKATPSVLQQVQLPIVEQDICRKSTSIRITDNMFCAGFKPEENKSGDACEGDSGGPFVMKNPADHRWYQIGIVSWGEGCDRDGKYGFYTHLFRMRRWMRKVIENANDADDE from the exons ATGGGTGGAATTCCAGCAACCCTACTCCTCAGCCTCTTTCTCAGTTCGGTTCTTCAGGGCATGTGTAAAGATG TATTTATTGACACCAAAAGAGCCTCTGAGGTTTTTATCAGAGCAAGGCGAGCGAATTCCTTCCTTGAGGAGGTGAAGCCTGGTAACCTGGAGCGGGAGTGTCTGGAGGAGATATGTGATCACGAGGAAGCTCGTGAAGTGTTTGAACAACCGCAGCCAACG GCACAGTTTTGGTGGAAATACAAGG GCTGCAATGGCCTAACATTACCCAGAGATACACAATCTATACAGACTCTCAGATCATGCTTGGATG CATCCACCGAGTGTTCGTTTGAAAACGGAGAGACGTACAGTGCAGCAGTGGCCATCACCTCCAGTGGAAAGGCATGTCAGTACTGGAACAGCAACTTCCCTCACAGAATAAC AGAATTCAACGCATCCCTGGATGATTCATTGAAAGAGAACTTTTGCCGAAATCCAGATCAAAGTCCTGAGGGACCTTGGTGCTTCACTCGTGATCCCACAGTCAGAAGAGAGGGCTGTGCTATTCCTAAATGTG ATGGACCATTTGTTACTGAACCTTTCCCTACAAAAGTCAATGTGACTATCGATTACTCCAGTTCGAAAAACTGTCTAACTGACAATGGCAAAGACTATAAAGGAACCCTGTCGGTCACCATGAAGGGTCTCCCGTGTCTGCCCTGGGCTTCCCCTAAAGCCCAAAAGAAGGCTTCAGGAATCGAGTTTCTGCCTGGTGCTGTGCTGGAGGCCAACTACTGCAGGAACCCAGATAATGACACGGAAGGGCCCTGGTGCTTCGTAGATTACCCCAACGTCACCATGGACTACTGTGACCTGGAGATGTGTG AGGATCCACTAGATAGTGAAGCAGATAGTGAAGTCGTTACTGAGGCAGGTCGGCAGCGAGCTGTGAAACCTGGTCCTAAAAAAGCTTTCTTCTCTCCGCGGAGTTTTGGCAATGGAGAGGCGG TGTGTGGAGAGCGCCCAATGTTTGAGAAAGCAGGTGAACAAGattcaaaagaaaaagaattatTTGAATCTTATCGTAAACAGAGAATTGTGAAAGGGGAAGATGCCGAGGTTGGAAGTGCCCCATG GCAGGTGATGCTGTACAAGCGGAGCCCTCAGGAGCTGCTGTGCGGCGCTAGCTTGATCAGTGACGAGTGGGTCCTCACGGCCGCTCACTGCATCCTCTACCCTCCATGGAACAAGAACTTCACCATTGATGACATACTTGTCCGGCTTGGGAAATACTCTCGCTCAAA GTTTGAGAGAGGGCTTGAGAAGATTGTGGCCTTAGATAAGATTATTGTGCATCCTAAATACAACTGGAAGGAGAACCTTAATCGTGATATCGCTCTACTGCATATGAGGAGGCCCATCGAGTTTTCAGCTCGTATTCATCCAGTTTGCCTACCCACCAGGCAGGTGGCTAAAGA TTTGATGATGGCTGGATACCTGGGTCGTGTGACAGGTTGGGGGAACCTTTATGAGACATGGTCTTCTTCTCCAAAAGCAACCCCTTCAGTCCTTCAACAGGTCCAGCTGCCCATTGTCGAGCAAGATATCTGTCGGAAATCTACCTCAATTCGTATCACAGACAACATGTTTTGTGCTG GATTCAAACCAGAGGAAAACAAAAGTGGTGACGCCTGTGAAGGGGACAGTGGCGGACCTTTTGTCATGAAG AATCCTGCAGATCATCGCTGGTATCAGATTGGTATTGTGTCTTGGGGTGAAGGCTGCGACCGAGATGGAAAATATGGATTCTACACTCATCTTTTCCGCATGAGGAGGTGGATGAGGAAGGTCATTGAGAATGCAAATGACGCTGATGATGAATAA